The proteins below come from a single Vibrio natriegens NBRC 15636 = ATCC 14048 = DSM 759 genomic window:
- a CDS encoding ABC transporter substrate-binding protein — MNAFIRLSLSLIGISLLTACGDEIDHNDIRQTGFVFCGQGKPTTFNPQLVDSGITAEALSPQLYDTLLTLDPTSHKPVANIAQSWSVNADGTEYTFKLKHGVQFQSTSWFTPSRALNSQDVVFSFKRIIDDNHPFHQVGGGLYPWFAGLDFKNLLQDVIAIDNDTVMFKLSKPNFSFLANIATSHAVLLSAEYGQQLAAKDHKEQIDQFPIGTGPFQLKEFQVNDLIRLERHAQYWNSPAKMEQVVFDISHRGTGTLAKLLRNECDVLSSPISSQIPVIQENENLELKATPANNVSFIAINTGNPALTDPRVRQALNLAINRQNILDSVYYGTGTQAYTLLPPNSWAYQKDSVKIRYDRNYALALLREAGYQEGLALTMWVPLEPRAFNPSPRKTAELIQANFADIGVDLTLLTDDRFERVDLDNLDNLDLLLTGWIGDTGDPDNFFRPLLSCESDRVGLNVSMWCNDDFDFLLDLAIETQEPRYRLNLYRQAQNILNEQFPVIPLAHGVQFRVHDKSLTGFKSSPFNAQPFDRVERVH; from the coding sequence GATATTCGCCAAACAGGATTTGTGTTTTGTGGGCAAGGTAAGCCAACAACATTTAACCCACAATTGGTTGATAGTGGTATTACTGCTGAAGCATTGAGCCCTCAGTTGTATGATACGTTGCTTACGCTCGATCCTACATCCCATAAGCCGGTTGCCAATATTGCACAAAGCTGGTCAGTCAATGCGGATGGGACTGAATACACGTTTAAGCTCAAGCACGGTGTTCAATTTCAGTCGACATCTTGGTTTACACCCAGCCGAGCACTGAATTCGCAAGACGTCGTGTTTAGCTTCAAACGAATCATTGATGACAACCACCCTTTCCATCAGGTGGGCGGTGGTTTGTATCCATGGTTTGCCGGTCTGGATTTCAAGAACTTGCTGCAAGATGTCATTGCTATCGACAATGACACCGTCATGTTTAAGCTTTCAAAGCCAAACTTCTCTTTTCTGGCCAACATTGCCACCAGCCACGCAGTATTGCTATCGGCTGAGTACGGACAACAACTCGCGGCTAAAGATCATAAAGAGCAGATTGATCAATTTCCCATTGGTACAGGCCCATTCCAACTAAAAGAGTTCCAGGTGAATGATTTAATTCGCTTAGAGCGTCATGCTCAATACTGGAACTCTCCAGCGAAAATGGAACAGGTGGTTTTTGATATTTCGCATCGTGGAACCGGCACACTGGCAAAATTACTAAGAAATGAATGCGATGTGTTGTCTTCGCCAATTTCAAGCCAGATACCCGTCATTCAGGAAAATGAAAATCTGGAATTGAAAGCGACACCAGCGAACAACGTCTCTTTCATCGCCATTAATACTGGCAACCCTGCGCTGACTGATCCTCGCGTTCGTCAAGCGCTTAACCTTGCGATTAACCGACAAAACATATTGGATTCCGTTTATTACGGAACAGGTACTCAGGCCTACACCTTGCTCCCGCCAAACTCATGGGCTTATCAAAAAGACAGTGTCAAAATACGCTACGACAGAAACTACGCTCTCGCGCTTCTTCGTGAGGCTGGCTATCAAGAAGGCTTAGCGCTCACCATGTGGGTTCCTCTGGAGCCGCGCGCGTTCAACCCAAGTCCGCGTAAAACGGCAGAGTTGATACAAGCTAACTTTGCCGATATTGGTGTGGATTTAACCTTGTTGACAGATGATAGGTTTGAACGTGTCGATTTGGATAATCTGGACAATCTTGATTTGCTGCTTACGGGGTGGATAGGTGATACGGGTGACCCAGATAACTTCTTCCGACCGTTATTGTCATGTGAGTCTGACCGAGTTGGCCTGAACGTTTCGATGTGGTGTAACGATGATTTCGATTTCCTACTGGATTTAGCGATAGAGACGCAGGAACCACGATACCGTTTGAACCTCTACCGTCAGGCGCAAAACATATTGAATGAGCAATTCCCTGTTATTCCACTAGCGCATGGTGTGCAATTCCGTGTTCACGACAAATCGCTGACAGGCTTCAAATCAAGCCCTTTCAATGCACAACCATTTGATAGAGTTGAGAGAGTTCACTGA
- a CDS encoding ABC transporter permease: protein MFLYTIRRFNLFFITLMILTLVGFSLLRLDPLSHWAQVDFWSGWQSYLVNLSQLDFGYSKSGNAIFDELAIVFPATLELCFFAFLVSLFIGIPLGTLAGMKQGKVLDTSISFLAMSGYSAPIFWVALLLIMVFSLEYQFFPVAGRYDLLYEIDHITGFAIVDAFMAKGEYRAHALQSVIEHMVLPCLVLALAPTTQVIGLMRSSVAEVMSQNYIRAARIKGLSNREIITQHVLRNAIPPIVPKVGVQLSSMITLAIITESVFNWPGIGRWLLDALANQDYASIQAGVMVLATLVLTANILSDLIGAMINPLVRKEWYANK, encoded by the coding sequence ATGTTTTTGTATACCATTCGACGCTTTAACCTGTTTTTCATCACATTGATGATCCTCACTTTAGTGGGTTTCTCTCTGCTGCGTCTCGATCCTCTATCGCATTGGGCACAAGTTGATTTTTGGTCGGGTTGGCAGAGTTATCTTGTTAACCTGTCACAGCTTGATTTCGGCTACAGCAAGAGTGGCAATGCCATTTTCGATGAGTTAGCAATCGTGTTCCCGGCAACGTTAGAGCTGTGCTTTTTTGCTTTTCTGGTTTCGCTGTTTATTGGGATTCCATTAGGAACTCTGGCGGGGATGAAACAAGGAAAAGTGTTAGATACCAGTATCTCGTTTTTAGCCATGTCCGGGTATTCCGCGCCAATTTTTTGGGTGGCGTTGCTACTTATCATGGTGTTTTCACTAGAGTATCAATTTTTCCCGGTGGCTGGCCGCTATGACCTGCTGTATGAAATCGATCATATCACTGGCTTTGCCATCGTCGATGCCTTTATGGCAAAGGGCGAGTATCGTGCCCATGCATTGCAAAGTGTTATTGAACATATGGTGCTGCCTTGTTTGGTACTGGCACTCGCGCCAACGACCCAAGTTATTGGTTTAATGCGTTCGTCGGTTGCCGAAGTAATGAGTCAAAATTACATTCGTGCCGCTCGAATTAAAGGTCTTTCTAACCGAGAGATCATCACTCAGCACGTACTGCGCAACGCGATTCCACCCATCGTCCCAAAAGTCGGCGTTCAACTATCAAGCATGATCACCCTTGCGATCATTACCGAGTCTGTTTTCAACTGGCCAGGTATTGGCCGCTGGCTATTAGATGCGCTGGCAAACCAAGATTATGCCTCTATTCAGGCAGGCGTTATGGTGCTTGCAACACTGGTTCTGACCGCCAATATCCTATCGGATTTGATTGGTGCCATGATTAACCCTCTGGTGAGAAAGGAATGGTATGCTAACAAATAA